Genomic segment of Paenibacillaceae bacterium GAS479:
GGAGCTCATATCGTCTGTTTTACGACCGGGCGCGGCACTCCGACCGGCGCGGCTGTCATCCCAGTCATCAAAATTACGGGCAATGGCCGCACATTCCAGCTGATGGAAGACAATATGGATGTCGACGTGAGCCATATGCTGGACGGCTCGCTCGGTTTGGATGCTGCGGGTGAGCGCGTTTGGCAGGAGATCATCGAGGTTGCAGACGGTAAGCTGACCAAAGCGGAAATTCTCGGGCATCAGGAGTTTTCCATTAATCGCATCGGGCCGAGCTTGTAGGGGGAGCAAAATGAATCTAACAAATCAAGAATGGCTTGACCTAGATTATAGACCGAAGCTTCCCCGTGACCGCAGCATGGGCATCGCCATTATCGGGGCTGGCGAAATTGTCGCAGCCTGTCATCTACCCGCTTACCTTAAGGGCGGATTGAATGTCATCGGCATTTTTGACTTGGATACGGCGCGGGCGACTAGCTTAGCTGCTGCATTTGGTCTTTCCCGTGTCTATCAGAGTCTCGAAGAGCTGTTTGCGGATCCGGCCGTCAAGGTTGTCGATATTGCCATCCCTGCCAAAGCTCAGCCGAATATCGCTGGGCTGGCGGCTCGCGCTGGTAAGCATATTCTCTGTCAGAAGCCGCTGGCCGAAAGTTACAAGGAAGCAGTAGCTATCGAGCTCGCCTGCCGCGAGAATGGTGTGAGGGCTGCGGTGAACCAGCAGATGCGTTGGTCGCCGGGCATTCGTGCCAGTCATACCATTATGCAGCGTGGCTGGCTCGGGGAGACGCTTCAAGCGACGGTATCCGTTAACGTCAGGCAGGATTTTGCCAACTGGAGCTGGCTAAGGGAAATGCCTACGCTGGAAGTAATGTACCATAGCATTCATTACCTCGACAGCATCCGTTTCCTGCTTGGCACTCCAGAATATATTTACGCTGACGGAGCGCGTTTCCCTGGTCAAGAAACGATTGGGGAAACACGAACGATGCTGCATCTTAAATTTCCAGGTGAGACGAGGGCGCTTGTTCACGATAACCATAACCACATTGCCGGCGAGGAAGATTGGCATGCTACGTTTCGTTTCGAGGGTACGGAGGGCATCATCAAGGGCACGAATGGTTCGCTCTACAACTACCCGGTCGGACGCGAGGACACTCTTCAATTTCATTCCAAGCGGGTTCATCCCGACTACTGGTTCACGCCTTCCCTGCATGGCAAATGGTTCCCCGACGCCTTTCTCGGCACGATGGGTGAGCTATTATGCGCAATCGAGGAGAACCGTGAGCCGGAAAATAGCGTGAAGGACAATCTGGAAACCATGCAGCTCGTATTTGCGGCTTATCGTTCCATGCGTGAGAATCGTCCCG
This window contains:
- a CDS encoding Predicted dehydrogenase, with the translated sequence MNLTNQEWLDLDYRPKLPRDRSMGIAIIGAGEIVAACHLPAYLKGGLNVIGIFDLDTARATSLAAAFGLSRVYQSLEELFADPAVKVVDIAIPAKAQPNIAGLAARAGKHILCQKPLAESYKEAVAIELACRENGVRAAVNQQMRWSPGIRASHTIMQRGWLGETLQATVSVNVRQDFANWSWLREMPTLEVMYHSIHYLDSIRFLLGTPEYIYADGARFPGQETIGETRTMLHLKFPGETRALVHDNHNHIAGEEDWHATFRFEGTEGIIKGTNGSLYNYPVGREDTLQFHSKRVHPDYWFTPSLHGKWFPDAFLGTMGELLCAIEENREPENSVKDNLETMQLVFAAYRSMRENRPVSLQEIAQEEIDSTC